The Prevotella sp. E2-28 genome includes the window CTGGGTTTCAACTTAAATATCCCTATCTTCAACCGTTTCCAGACACGTAATAGTGTTCGCTCGGCAAAGATAGACCGTGAGAACCAGACGTTGCAACTTGATAATACAAAGAAAGCTCTTTATAAGGAGATTCAGCAGGTGTATTACAATGCTGTAGCTGCCAACCAGAAACTATATAGCAGTCGGCAAGCCAGCGAAAGTAGTGAGACAGCCTTTCGCCTGACTCAAGCTAAATATGAGCAAGGAAAGGCCACTATTACAGAGTTTAATGAGGCTAAGAATAACTATCTGAAGAGTGAGAGCGACTTGACACAGGCTCGCTACGAGTATCTGTATCAGCAGGCACTCATACGTTTCTACCAAGGAAAGGATATTGCTTTTTAGTTTGAAGTTAAAAGGAGAGATTATTTAACAATCAACTTACGGCCTTTATTTATAAAGATACCTTTAGTGGAAGTAGGCTCATAGTGAAGTCTGCTTCCACTTATTTTATGCCAGATATCCTCGTTGTGATTCTTGGTGATGCTGTTAATGCTTGTTTCATCTCCATGAAATCGCTTCATCTCGTAGAGGGCATCTAAGGCTTTTCCATTACTGTTGTCGAAGAGTCCTGCGTTGTACCATCCGTTTTTTAGATCGCCAGTGCAGCCATTGGCATTGGCTTCGGCCCACCACCACGATAGGCCATTGACAAGTGGATGTTCAGCTAACATTTCAATCAGGTCTGTAATAAACTGTTTTTGACCATCTACAGAATAGTCGTAATCTACGGCTTCCGTTGTGCCGGGTACAGCCCATTGGGAAGGGTAGCCTGTTTCTACAATTTGTATTTGTTTGCCGTAATTCTTGTTTTCCAAAGTATTCAGGGCATTCGCAAGTACTGATAACTTGCCGTGGAAATAGGGATAGTAGCTCAAACCAATGATGTCGTAGTCAAGCTCTGCGTTTTTCATTCGGTCGAAGAAGTCCGTGAGAACATCGGGCTTGGCTGCACGCTCACTATGAATAATAATCTTTGCTGAAGGACATGCCTCACGACAAGCTTTACCAGCCTGCTTCAGTAGGTTAATGAAACGTGTCCAGTTGGTTGTACTGCTATTTGTATAACAACGGTTTGCATTAGTGCCTTTTGCCCCCCAAAGCATTCCGTAGCTAATCTCGTTACCTGTTTGGATAAGATCTGGAGTTGCTCCTGCACCGTTCAGTTCTTGCAGGCAATTAAGTGTATAGTCGTAGATTTCCTGCTGTAACTGTGCATCATTAAACGACTGCCAATCTTCAGGAGTCCATTGCTTGCTAGGATCTGCATATGTGTCACTGTACTGAAAGTCCAACAAGAAGTATAGTCCATTATCTTTGATGCGCTTCCCCAGCTCCTTTACGTAAGCAAGATCCTGCACCACTTCTTTCTTGTTGCCGGCATCAGTGATGGTCTGCCCCTTAACTGGGTCAACAAACAGTCGCACACGGATCGTGTTCCATCCTTGTTGCTTGACATAAACCAGTAGGTCACTGATGGCAGTTCCGTTTTTGTCTTTATATTTTGCTCCCTGATTCTCATATTTTGTGAGCAGTGAAAGATCACCACCCACGTATTTCTGGGCATTGGTATAG containing:
- a CDS encoding glycosyl hydrolase 53 family protein — translated: MNPFRIIIAFVITFCSPYTNAQKYVGGDLSLLTKYENQGAKYKDKNGTAISDLLVYVKQQGWNTIRVRLFVDPVKGQTITDAGNKKEVVQDLAYVKELGKRIKDNGLYFLLDFQYSDTYADPSKQWTPEDWQSFNDAQLQQEIYDYTLNCLQELNGAGATPDLIQTGNEISYGMLWGAKGTNANRCYTNSSTTNWTRFINLLKQAGKACREACPSAKIIIHSERAAKPDVLTDFFDRMKNAELDYDIIGLSYYPYFHGKLSVLANALNTLENKNYGKQIQIVETGYPSQWAVPGTTEAVDYDYSVDGQKQFITDLIEMLAEHPLVNGLSWWWAEANANGCTGDLKNGWYNAGLFDNSNGKALDALYEMKRFHGDETSINSITKNHNEDIWHKISGSRLHYEPTSTKGIFINKGRKLIVK